A stretch of the Desulfobacter sp. genome encodes the following:
- a CDS encoding PAS domain S-box protein, with product MNRSFSSEELFWRTRIFDALSYPSVVIDPDRIVVGANKKFLTTYDILSHDIIGKKCFHSFLYKDTPCDSEDCPISKVIRDKKVHSYTVKHQYKWEDRVFSPIFDDQGGVAYVISSIRDITRTKSLETQLIGVKEFISRVIYASASAIVAADRKGNIELMNSVAKELFGYFNGSSGKITHVEQLYPPGKAKEIMKMLRDEKIGGKGKLLIPRTLVVNSKGEEIEVEMSAAIIYDDKGNESATMAIYNDFKDKIRVEKELKLTQQQLAQSEKMASLGQLAAGVAHEINNPLTGVLFYASLLLERDDLDENAIADLGYIVEDAKRCRNIVKSLLVYSRSADSEKNIVQINDIVLKSLKLLRDQKRFLNIRIKKYLAENMMLINADINKLNQVIINLVMNAADAIEDQGTISIYTYRDKTLKKVFLEIKDTGIGIPHQNLSRIFDPFFTTKEVGKSTGLGLSIVYGIIEEHGGKISVKKTGAKGTTFIMEFPLYVPRENGMAFCPPAGAHEDKIM from the coding sequence ATGAACCGATCTTTTTCATCCGAGGAACTGTTCTGGCGGACCCGTATATTTGATGCCCTGTCTTACCCATCCGTGGTCATTGACCCTGACCGGATTGTGGTGGGAGCCAACAAAAAGTTTTTAACCACCTATGATATTTTATCCCATGATATTATCGGGAAAAAATGTTTTCATTCTTTTTTATACAAGGACACGCCCTGCGATTCTGAGGACTGCCCGATTTCCAAAGTGATCCGGGACAAAAAAGTTCACTCCTATACGGTCAAGCACCAGTACAAATGGGAGGACCGGGTCTTTTCGCCTATTTTTGACGACCAGGGCGGTGTGGCCTATGTGATTTCCAGTATCCGGGATATCACCCGGACCAAATCCCTTGAAACCCAGCTCATCGGGGTCAAGGAGTTTATCAGCCGGGTGATTTATGCCTCTGCATCCGCCATTGTGGCGGCAGACCGCAAGGGCAATATTGAGTTGATGAATTCCGTTGCCAAGGAGTTGTTCGGATATTTTAACGGAAGTTCCGGGAAAATTACCCACGTAGAACAGCTCTACCCCCCTGGAAAGGCCAAGGAAATCATGAAGATGCTCAGGGATGAGAAAATTGGGGGTAAGGGCAAACTGCTGATTCCAAGAACCCTTGTTGTAAATTCAAAGGGAGAAGAGATCGAAGTTGAGATGTCTGCTGCCATCATTTATGATGACAAGGGCAATGAATCCGCCACCATGGCCATTTACAACGATTTTAAAGATAAAATCCGGGTGGAAAAAGAACTCAAACTCACCCAGCAGCAATTGGCTCAGTCGGAAAAAATGGCCTCTTTAGGCCAGCTGGCCGCAGGCGTGGCCCATGAGATCAACAATCCTTTGACAGGGGTTCTTTTTTACGCCAGCCTTCTTTTGGAAAGGGATGATTTGGATGAAAATGCCATTGCAGATCTGGGCTATATTGTGGAGGATGCAAAGCGGTGCCGGAATATTGTAAAAAGCCTTTTGGTCTATTCGCGAAGTGCGGATTCTGAGAAAAATATTGTCCAGATTAATGATATCGTCCTCAAGAGCCTTAAGTTGTTAAGAGATCAGAAGCGGTTTTTAAATATTCGGATTAAAAAATATCTGGCCGAGAATATGATGCTGATCAATGCAGATATTAACAAGTTAAATCAGGTGATTATTAATTTGGTCATGAATGCGGCCGATGCCATTGAAGACCAGGGTACCATCAGCATTTATACCTACAGGGACAAAACCTTGAAAAAAGTGTTTTTGGAAATCAAGGATACCGGCATCGGCATTCCCCACCAGAATTTGTCCAGGATCTTTGATCCGTTTTTTACCACCAAGGAAGTGGGCAAAAGCACGGGCTTAGGCTTGAGCATTGTATACGGTATTATTGAAGAGCATGGCGGGAAAATAAGCGTAAAGAAAACCGGGGCCAAGGGAACCACATTTATCATGGAATTTCCATTGTATGTCCCCAGAGAAAACGGGATGGCATTTTGTCCGCCCGCAGGTGCCCACGAAGATAAAATAATGTAA
- a CDS encoding response regulator has protein sequence MSENKLVLVVDDDPDLVEAVSMKLEAKSYKVEKAYDGVEAMEKIGAQKPALVILDVMMPRKNGWEVCDEIKTNDGLKEIVVVMLTAVADSVKTTSYTHHDGKTTLADDYVPKPIDLDALMEIVDDHCS, from the coding sequence ATGAGTGAGAATAAACTGGTTTTAGTTGTTGATGATGATCCGGATCTGGTGGAAGCCGTATCCATGAAGTTGGAAGCAAAGTCCTACAAGGTGGAAAAAGCCTATGACGGCGTGGAAGCCATGGAAAAAATTGGCGCCCAAAAACCTGCCCTTGTGATTCTGGATGTCATGATGCCCAGGAAAAATGGTTGGGAGGTATGTGATGAAATCAAAACCAATGACGGGCTCAAAGAGATCGTCGTGGTTATGCTGACTGCGGTTGCAGATTCGGTTAAAACCACAAGCTACACCCATCACGACGGCAAAACCACCCTTGCAGACGACTACGTGCCCAAGCCCATAGACTTGGATGCGCTCATGGAAATCGTAGACGACCACTGCAGTTAG
- a CDS encoding methylenetetrahydrofolate reductase, with the protein MKTESRLEKVLESGELAVTSEVGPPRGCNVEIVKEKANLIKDYVDGINITDNQTAMVRMSSIAGGVIIKQMGLDPIIQMVSRDRNRLAMQADIIGAYALGINTMLCLSGDHPKFGDHPMAKSVYDVDSINMLAMVKNMRDEAKFQGGAEIKNPPKMFIGAAANPFADPFELRVMRLAKKVAAGVDFIQTQCIFNMDKFEEWMKGVCDRGLDKQVHILAGITPMKSVGMARYMKNKVPGMDVPDEVIKRLEGVSKEQQPEEGIKMAIEQIERLKECKGVHGFHIMAIEWEQRVHEIVKGAGLYPRPQV; encoded by the coding sequence ATGAAAACTGAAAGCAGACTGGAAAAAGTACTGGAATCCGGAGAACTTGCCGTTACCTCTGAAGTGGGTCCTCCCAGAGGGTGCAACGTTGAGATTGTAAAAGAAAAAGCCAATTTGATCAAAGATTATGTTGACGGTATTAATATTACGGACAACCAGACCGCCATGGTCAGAATGTCCTCCATTGCCGGCGGTGTGATTATCAAGCAGATGGGGCTGGATCCCATTATTCAGATGGTCTCCCGGGACAGGAACCGTCTGGCCATGCAGGCCGATATTATCGGTGCCTATGCCTTGGGCATCAATACCATGCTCTGCCTTTCCGGCGACCATCCCAAGTTCGGAGATCACCCCATGGCCAAATCTGTCTATGATGTGGATTCCATTAATATGCTGGCCATGGTCAAGAATATGAGGGATGAGGCCAAGTTCCAGGGCGGGGCCGAGATTAAAAATCCGCCCAAGATGTTCATTGGTGCGGCGGCCAATCCCTTTGCCGATCCCTTTGAGCTTCGGGTCATGCGCCTGGCCAAAAAAGTGGCCGCAGGTGTTGATTTTATCCAGACCCAGTGTATATTCAACATGGATAAATTTGAAGAATGGATGAAAGGCGTTTGTGACAGGGGACTTGATAAACAGGTCCATATCCTGGCCGGCATCACGCCCATGAAATCCGTGGGCATGGCCCGGTACATGAAAAATAAAGTACCTGGAATGGATGTGCCCGACGAGGTGATCAAACGCCTGGAAGGGGTTTCCAAGGAACAGCAGCCCGAAGAAGGCATCAAGATGGCCATTGAGCAAATTGAACGGCTCAAGGAGTGCAAAGGGGTTCACGGATTCCATATTATGGCCATTGAATGGGAACAAAGGGTACATGAAATTGTAAAAGGGGCTGGCTTATATCCCCGGCCTCAGGTATAA
- a CDS encoding methylenetetrahydrofolate reductase C-terminal domain-containing protein, which translates to MITAEQKPIQEIIQYIAPYDKILLVGCNECVTVCAAGGRKEVGFLASALHLNSLKNGKTIDIKEITLERQCDPEYVEELVANVGEVDAILSMACGCGVQTVAARYKVPVFPAVNTKFMGASLGQGVWDERCQGCGDCMLGITGGICPVARCSKSLLNGPCGGTSNGQCEVDLSIDCAWRLIWERLKELGIEDRYEELNVAKDWRPAGGGGPRKIIREDLA; encoded by the coding sequence ATGATAACAGCAGAACAAAAACCCATACAGGAAATTATCCAGTATATCGCGCCCTATGACAAGATCCTCCTGGTCGGCTGTAACGAATGTGTCACCGTTTGTGCTGCCGGCGGCAGAAAAGAGGTGGGGTTTTTAGCCTCTGCCCTTCATCTGAACAGCCTGAAAAACGGGAAAACCATTGATATCAAAGAAATCACCCTGGAACGCCAATGCGATCCTGAATATGTTGAAGAATTGGTCGCCAATGTCGGTGAAGTGGATGCCATTTTGTCCATGGCCTGCGGCTGCGGGGTTCAAACCGTTGCAGCTCGCTACAAAGTGCCTGTGTTTCCTGCCGTCAACACCAAGTTCATGGGCGCCTCTTTAGGCCAGGGCGTCTGGGATGAACGCTGTCAGGGATGCGGAGACTGCATGCTCGGGATTACCGGTGGGATCTGCCCGGTTGCAAGATGCTCCAAAAGCTTGCTCAACGGTCCCTGCGGCGGAACGTCCAATGGTCAATGCGAGGTAGATCTCAGTATTGACTGTGCCTGGAGACTGATCTGGGAACGGCTCAAGGAATTGGGTATTGAAGACCGGTATGAAGAACTCAACGTAGCAAAAGACTGGCGCCCCGCAGGCGGCGGCGGACCCAGAAAAATTATCAGGGAGGATTTGGCATAA
- a CDS encoding hydrogenase iron-sulfur subunit has protein sequence MENFEPEIVAFCCHYCAYTAADMAGSKRISYPSNVKIIRVPCTGKVDAIHLMKALEKGADGVYVVGCLEGDCHFKNGNLRAKARVIKVQKILEDLGWEPDRVAMITMSAGMGEHFAKTAREFTDKIKQLGPNPVKTAAKAV, from the coding sequence ATGGAAAATTTTGAACCGGAAATTGTGGCATTCTGCTGCCATTATTGCGCATATACAGCCGCGGATATGGCTGGCAGCAAACGGATTTCCTATCCGTCCAACGTGAAAATCATCCGGGTTCCCTGTACCGGCAAGGTGGATGCCATCCATTTGATGAAAGCCCTTGAAAAAGGGGCGGACGGCGTCTATGTGGTCGGATGCCTGGAAGGGGACTGCCATTTTAAAAACGGCAATCTTCGGGCCAAAGCCAGGGTGATCAAAGTGCAAAAGATTTTAGAAGATTTAGGATGGGAACCTGACCGGGTGGCCATGATCACCATGTCTGCCGGCATGGGCGAGCATTTTGCCAAAACTGCCCGTGAATTTACCGATAAGATAAAACAATTGGGCCCGAATCCTGTTAAAACAGCAGCCAAGGCCGTATAA
- a CDS encoding CoB--CoM heterodisulfide reductase iron-sulfur subunit A family protein — MQNIKQDDKASGEKRVLVIGGGVGGIRAALDLAESRKEVLLIDSDYAIGGLMTQLDRTFPTNNCDLCTVSPFLSASAREQFLQVSPMTVLEKLTGEAGNFKATLKTAPRYIDIDKCTGCGECVKKFPKAVRFTPGLDPRAPTCMRYPQATPYAFSIDMDKVDDVAALESVCKAQAILPDDQEQETTINIGSVVLSVGAELFNPQALDNFGGGKFDNVVTGLEYERIMSASGPFQGSLLRKSDQKRPRKVAWIQCVGSRGINNADVPYCSGVCCMYALKEAMVTKERFGQDIETTIFFMDMRTHGKDYEQYYNRAREDFGVRMVRSRPHTIVELPDTKNLSISYALEDTSAHEVEEFDMVVLSTGFRPSASTVDLAGRLGIDLNVHKFAKTDNFNPVKTSKDGVYVCGVYESPKDIPETMVQASAAASMAGADVPSTPGIDVAEFEFPPERDVTGQDPKIGVFVCDCGFEIGGVVDVAQVLDHARTNPDVMVAEAVGYGCSAESMTRIESMIKEHGLNRVVIGGCSPRTHETKFQDLLKRVGLNRYLVEIVNLRDQNTWAHLTEPKEALEKAFKLMQIGISGVRMARPLTDNALPMSQKALVVGGGVTGMTAALKLADQGVYTYLVERAPSLGGLARSISKTIEGENVTAFIDDLISKVNGHDNIRVMARSIIVDHEGMPGLFKTGIQTGLRMNYMQIDHGVTILATGALANRPAQYGLGAIDPVMTQLDLDELLENDEEKIKAMNQVVMIQCVGSREKENPNCSRVCCQAAMKNALRLKAIHPDIEIFVLYRDIRTYGFQEDYYREARDKGVKFIRFALENRPVVREEEGKTLVRVHDFILGSDIDIEADCVALSTGFIADDETTEDLAMMFHLPRTEDNYFLEDHVKLRPVDMALRGFFLAGTAHSPKIIRESVTQALAVAGRARTMLAQKEINLGAAVARVDANKCASCLICVRACPFDIPFINADGYSEIDPAKCHGCGVCAAECPAKAIQLLAYEDDQILAKLDGLFERYN, encoded by the coding sequence ATGCAAAATATTAAACAAGACGATAAAGCGTCAGGCGAAAAACGTGTGCTCGTCATTGGCGGCGGTGTCGGCGGAATTAGGGCAGCGCTTGATCTTGCCGAATCCCGCAAAGAGGTACTGCTCATTGATTCGGATTATGCCATTGGCGGTTTGATGACCCAGCTGGACCGAACTTTTCCCACCAATAATTGTGACTTGTGTACGGTTTCTCCCTTTTTATCTGCCTCAGCCAGGGAACAATTCCTCCAGGTCAGCCCCATGACCGTATTGGAAAAATTAACAGGCGAGGCTGGAAATTTTAAGGCAACCCTTAAAACTGCGCCAAGATATATTGATATTGACAAATGTACCGGTTGCGGGGAGTGCGTTAAAAAGTTTCCCAAGGCAGTTCGATTTACTCCGGGCCTGGACCCTAGAGCACCCACCTGTATGCGCTACCCCCAGGCAACCCCCTATGCCTTTTCCATTGATATGGACAAGGTAGATGACGTGGCGGCCCTTGAGTCTGTCTGTAAGGCCCAGGCCATTTTGCCCGATGATCAGGAACAAGAGACCACCATTAATATCGGGTCTGTGGTACTCAGCGTGGGGGCTGAACTTTTTAACCCCCAAGCCCTGGATAATTTTGGCGGTGGAAAATTTGACAATGTCGTGACAGGGCTTGAGTATGAACGGATTATGTCTGCTTCCGGTCCGTTTCAGGGAAGCCTTTTAAGAAAATCCGATCAAAAGCGTCCCCGGAAAGTCGCCTGGATCCAATGTGTGGGATCCAGAGGGATCAACAATGCTGATGTCCCCTATTGTTCGGGTGTCTGCTGCATGTATGCCCTCAAAGAGGCCATGGTCACCAAGGAGCGGTTTGGACAAGATATTGAAACCACGATTTTTTTCATGGATATGCGGACCCATGGCAAGGATTATGAGCAGTACTATAACCGGGCCAGAGAAGATTTCGGTGTCAGAATGGTCCGCTCCCGTCCCCATACCATTGTTGAACTGCCCGATACCAAAAATCTGTCTATTTCCTATGCCTTGGAAGATACCTCTGCCCATGAAGTAGAGGAGTTTGACATGGTTGTCCTTTCCACGGGATTTCGGCCCTCGGCAAGCACTGTGGATCTGGCCGGAAGGCTGGGCATTGATCTTAATGTTCATAAGTTTGCCAAAACCGATAATTTTAATCCTGTGAAAACCTCAAAAGACGGGGTCTATGTCTGTGGTGTCTACGAGAGCCCCAAAGATATTCCCGAAACCATGGTGCAGGCCAGTGCCGCAGCCTCCATGGCCGGTGCGGATGTGCCGAGCACTCCCGGAATTGATGTGGCTGAATTTGAATTCCCGCCCGAAAGGGATGTCACGGGTCAGGATCCCAAAATAGGGGTTTTTGTCTGTGACTGCGGATTTGAGATCGGCGGGGTTGTGGATGTGGCCCAGGTGCTGGATCATGCCCGGACCAATCCGGATGTGATGGTTGCTGAAGCCGTGGGCTACGGTTGCTCTGCTGAATCCATGACCCGGATCGAATCCATGATAAAAGAACACGGGCTCAACCGTGTGGTCATTGGCGGGTGTTCGCCACGGACCCATGAAACCAAATTCCAGGACCTTCTCAAGCGGGTGGGGCTTAACCGTTACCTGGTTGAGATCGTCAACCTCCGGGATCAGAATACCTGGGCCCATCTCACCGAACCCAAAGAAGCCCTTGAAAAAGCCTTTAAACTCATGCAGATCGGTATTTCAGGTGTCAGAATGGCCCGGCCCCTGACGGACAATGCCCTGCCCATGAGCCAGAAGGCCCTAGTTGTCGGCGGTGGTGTTACCGGCATGACTGCTGCCCTGAAACTGGCAGACCAGGGCGTATACACCTATCTTGTTGAACGAGCGCCTTCTTTGGGCGGTTTGGCACGATCCATTTCAAAGACCATTGAGGGTGAAAATGTCACCGCCTTTATTGATGATCTGATCTCCAAGGTTAACGGACATGACAATATCAGGGTCATGGCCCGGTCCATTATTGTTGACCATGAGGGCATGCCCGGACTTTTCAAGACCGGTATCCAGACGGGGTTGCGCATGAACTATATGCAGATTGACCACGGGGTGACCATCCTGGCCACAGGGGCGCTTGCCAACCGGCCGGCTCAATATGGTTTAGGCGCCATTGACCCGGTGATGACCCAGCTGGACCTTGATGAACTGCTGGAAAATGATGAAGAAAAGATAAAGGCCATGAACCAGGTGGTCATGATCCAGTGCGTGGGCTCCCGTGAAAAGGAAAATCCCAACTGTTCCAGGGTCTGCTGCCAGGCGGCCATGAAAAATGCCCTTCGTCTCAAAGCGATTCATCCGGATATTGAAATCTTTGTTCTGTACAGGGATATCAGGACCTATGGATTTCAGGAGGATTATTACAGGGAAGCCAGGGATAAAGGGGTAAAGTTCATCCGGTTTGCCCTGGAAAACAGGCCCGTGGTCAGAGAGGAAGAGGGTAAAACCCTTGTCAGGGTCCATGACTTTATTCTGGGGTCTGATATTGATATTGAGGCCGATTGTGTCGCCTTGAGCACCGGGTTCATTGCTGATGATGAAACCACTGAAGATCTGGCCATGATGTTTCATCTGCCCAGAACCGAGGATAATTATTTTCTTGAAGATCATGTCAAGCTTCGGCCGGTGGATATGGCCCTTCGGGGATTTTTCCTTGCAGGGACCGCCCACTCACCCAAAATTATCCGTGAGAGCGTGACCCAGGCGCTGGCCGTTGCCGGCCGTGCCAGGACCATGCTGGCCCAGAAAGAGATCAACCTGGGGGCTGCTGTGGCCCGGGTGGATGCCAACAAGTGCGCCTCCTGCCTGATCTGCGTCAGGGCCTGTCCCTTTGATATTCCCTTTATTAATGCAGACGGATATTCCGAGATTGATCCGGCCAAGTGCCACGGCTGCGGGGTTTGCGCAGCAGAATGTCCTGCAAAGGCCATTCAACTGCTGGCCTATGAAGATGACCAGATTTTAGCTAAATTAGATGGTTTATTTGAGAGGTATAACTAA
- a CDS encoding methylenetetrahydrofolate reductase, with amino-acid sequence MSFQEKLSSGDFAVLAEMNPPKGIDISDLITHATHLKSRIDAVVIPDMDTGVMQMSALACGSLMKQQGIDPMIHLYGRDRNRMALQGDLLAAHVLGIHNFLVVQGEEMVNGDHPDSKIVDDLDEQGLLSMINSLVQGKDMAGFDLKGVPSLSAGCTIAPIADEAQLEKEKQAAQKKIDAGAGFLMLPPVFDIKFYSKILETFSSLNVPLIASVFLLKNVGMARYISINDPNSRLSEDLIRRIRKASDREAECIAIAGEMILALKQVSQGIKISALGWEDRLPAILDSAGL; translated from the coding sequence ATGAGTTTTCAAGAAAAACTTTCCTCTGGGGACTTTGCTGTTTTGGCTGAGATGAATCCTCCCAAAGGGATTGATATATCAGATCTCATTACCCACGCCACCCATTTGAAATCACGAATTGATGCTGTTGTTATTCCTGACATGGACACAGGTGTCATGCAGATGAGTGCATTGGCCTGCGGTTCTCTCATGAAACAGCAGGGCATTGATCCCATGATTCACCTCTATGGCCGGGATCGTAACCGCATGGCCCTTCAGGGCGATCTTCTGGCAGCCCATGTCCTGGGTATCCACAACTTTCTTGTGGTCCAGGGTGAAGAGATGGTCAACGGTGATCACCCTGACTCAAAAATTGTTGATGACTTGGACGAACAAGGGCTTTTGTCCATGATCAATTCATTGGTCCAGGGCAAGGATATGGCCGGATTTGATCTCAAAGGCGTTCCCAGCCTTTCTGCCGGATGCACCATTGCACCCATTGCAGACGAGGCCCAGCTTGAAAAGGAAAAACAGGCCGCCCAAAAGAAGATAGACGCTGGTGCCGGTTTTCTCATGTTGCCTCCAGTTTTTGATATCAAGTTTTATTCAAAAATTTTAGAGACCTTTTCATCCCTCAATGTACCGTTGATTGCCTCGGTCTTCTTATTAAAGAATGTTGGCATGGCACGGTATATTTCTATTAACGACCCCAATTCCCGTCTTTCAGAGGACCTTATTCGCCGCATCCGCAAGGCCAGCGATCGTGAAGCTGAATGCATAGCCATTGCCGGTGAGATGATTTTAGCCCTCAAACAGGTGTCCCAGGGGATTAAGATTTCCGCTCTGGGCTGGGAAGACAGGTTGCCTGCAATTTTAGACAGTGCAGGTCTTTAG
- a CDS encoding IS6 family transposase, with translation MKNENPFKWRHYEKEIILLNVRWYLRYQLSYRNLEEMMQERGLSVDHSTIYRWVQRYAPEMEKRSRKYLRQSNDSYRIDETYIKVRGKMKYLYRAVDSRGNTIDFLLRSRRNMESAKRFFKKMLRASNSSRPRVLSVDGNPAYPPAVKALKEKKLLNKDCILRQNKYLNNIIEQDHRFIKKLVRAGMGFKTFHSAWRTLKGYEIMNMIRKGQVKNIRKGEILKQKEFVENLFSYAA, from the coding sequence ATGAAAAATGAAAACCCTTTCAAGTGGCGTCATTATGAAAAAGAAATCATCCTGTTGAATGTTCGCTGGTATCTGAGATATCAACTGAGTTACAGGAATCTGGAAGAGATGATGCAAGAACGGGGCTTGTCTGTGGATCACAGTACCATTTACCGATGGGTTCAGCGCTATGCTCCTGAAATGGAAAAGCGAAGCAGGAAGTATCTGCGGCAATCAAATGATTCTTACCGTATTGATGAAACATATATCAAGGTGCGGGGGAAAATGAAGTATCTTTACCGAGCGGTCGATTCCCGTGGAAATACCATCGATTTTCTTCTTCGCAGCAGACGTAATATGGAATCTGCCAAACGATTTTTTAAAAAGATGCTGCGAGCTTCCAATAGCTCCAGACCTCGGGTTCTGAGTGTTGACGGAAATCCTGCATATCCTCCGGCAGTAAAGGCTTTGAAAGAAAAAAAGCTTCTGAATAAGGACTGTATCCTAAGACAGAATAAATATCTGAACAATATTATTGAGCAAGACCACCGGTTTATCAAAAAGCTTGTCAGAGCTGGTATGGGGTTCAAGACATTTCATTCTGCCTGGCGGACGCTAAAAGGCTATGAAATTATGAACATGATCAGAAAAGGACAAGTTAAAAATATCAGGAAGGGAGAAATTTTAAAGCAGAAAGAATTCGTCGAAAATCTGTTTTCTTATGCTGCGTAA
- a CDS encoding response regulator, whose translation MKILVIDDEKPTLAMFKFFLAAYGYEVYTAENGEEGMDLFQDLNPDMVFTDIRMPGMDGLEVLRQIRAARPQCQVIIITGHGDMDRALEALDLDASDFINKPVERQALNEALVRAEKRAKRISPQEFCLEFARKKAGLTIGVKGRGAKHIGTKLAEATSGLNKGDIIEFDFHPEFSIDRQGLYQFTDFLQVTGEQGIKIRIKGLSYNYIRFFEMAGIHNLAELLPGKPQEPEF comes from the coding sequence ATGAAAATTCTCGTAATTGATGATGAAAAACCAACCCTGGCAATGTTTAAATTTTTTTTGGCAGCCTATGGCTATGAGGTGTATACGGCCGAGAACGGGGAAGAGGGCATGGATCTTTTCCAAGATCTTAATCCGGACATGGTGTTTACCGATATCCGAATGCCCGGCATGGACGGGCTTGAGGTGCTCAGGCAGATCCGGGCGGCAAGGCCCCAATGCCAGGTGATCATTATCACGGGCCACGGGGACATGGACCGGGCCCTTGAGGCCCTGGACCTGGATGCCTCTGATTTTATCAATAAACCGGTGGAGCGCCAGGCCTTGAATGAGGCATTGGTCCGGGCGGAAAAAAGGGCCAAACGGATATCACCCCAGGAGTTTTGTCTTGAATTTGCACGAAAAAAAGCGGGGCTGACCATCGGGGTAAAGGGCAGGGGTGCAAAACATATCGGAACAAAACTGGCCGAGGCCACCTCGGGTCTCAACAAAGGGGATATCATTGAGTTTGACTTTCATCCTGAGTTTTCCATTGACCGTCAGGGGCTTTATCAATTTACCGATTTTCTCCAGGTGACCGGTGAACAAGGGATCAAAATCAGGATAAAAGGGCTTTCGTATAATTATATCCGGTTTTTTGAAATGGCCGGCATCCATAATCTGGCCGAGCTTTTGCCTGGAAAACCCCAGGAACCCGAATTTTGA